One Acropora palmata chromosome 2, jaAcrPala1.3, whole genome shotgun sequence genomic window, TGAACTTCCATACCAATCAAGTAAGGAGTGAATGGActgttgcattttttgtaATTCTTTTGCATGTTCgagtaaaataaatattaaatgtaGGTCAAGGTATGAATAACTTGTGCCTTCATTATTTTATATCGTTTGCTTAAAGTCAACAGATAGCTCAACAGAGCTAATATCAGTGTCGTAACGAGGTATATTTTTTCGTTACTGATCTCGTATTTTTACCCAAAATGTTGATCCCTGATCCCAAAGACGATGAGAATTTTGATCCCTGAACCCGTTTTTGTTGTTAGCCTGATCCCTGATTCCATGCAAACCACTGCTGATCCCGATCCCACCCGTTGTGATCCCAGATCCCGGGGCTGTGATCCCTGATCTCGGCCCTTTTTAGGCCTTTGATCCCGTGATACCATACACCTCTTTACGACCCTGTAATCTCAAGAAAAGGTCCAGGAAACTTGAGCAATCGCAATAGAGTAGTTACTTTCGACGGTCATTAATGTAAACTACTCTATCATAAATTTCTTGTCATAAACAGCTTGAAGCTTGTCGTAACCTGACATCCACCCTGGAAGCAAAGTACCCGGAAAGTGATTTTCCTTGCCTCATGAGAGCCTCCCTCCTACACCGCGAGAAACAATCTGCCAAGGCAGTCGAGGTTCTCAAGGTACGTTTTAGGGCAATAAAAGTGTGTTTTTGTCATTCAGTTTTTGACAAAATGTTTCGACGTTGTTGCTGCAGCTTTTAGTCCACGTGTGATCCTCTTACATATCCCAAGACGCCGTGAATGCTGATTTACCATAGTGATTACTAAAGCATTaaataaatgaccaaaattACTGTATGtgcaattattgttttaccCTACCTGTTGAAAAAGCccttagggttagggttaggggttagggttaggggttaggggttagggtttagggttagggtttagggtttagggttagggttagggttagggttaggatgTAGGGTTACCCTACCTGTTGAAAAAGCCCTTTAGCATCCGTCAGAggtaacaaaacaattttgccaAAACTCGAGATAAAACTGGGAAGCTTCATTTACTTGCTTGCTAGCACAACAAATTTTCTTGGATCTTGGAAGGAAAGAATAATAAGTGCACACGCTACTGTACATCTAAGAAACTGAGAGGAATCACTGCTCCTTAGTTACTGATCTGTTCTGCGTCCTTTTCAGAACTACGCTGAATGTCACGAAGACTCTGCCATGAATGTTAAACTCACGTTGGTTCAGCTCTACCTCGCACAAGGTTgttatttgaatttattttcgtttttggaTTGATGTGGTTAGATTGCAATAACTACAGTTAATCCACCGTGACGGAAAAAGTAGGAAAGTAAATAGCAATTAGGGACAGTCAAACCACTGTCTTCCGTATTTTATCCTCTTACGGTAAActgccgttttttttttttcacaagagcTGAACTGCGAGTAGTCTCTCACTCTCGATGAAGAGCTATCGAAGGACACGTGCATGCGTGAGAGTCGAAGTACACGCGACGCGAGGGGTGCGCGCGCGTGTGTTTTtgcccgccattttgtttttgcccaATATGAGAGATGACTTGCAGAGTAACAAGAAACGATTATCATTCATTGGTCGACAAGCAACAATTGCAATATTTTCAGCTGCATCATTTTGATGAGAGAAGTAACAAATTGTGATCTTCCCTGGCCTTTTTAGGTAACATTGGTGAAGCCTGCAGCACACTGCGctccgtgaaagatttggcgTACAAACCAGGCGTGGTGAGTCGCTATATGCTCCTTTCTTTTATAGCTGAAATTTGACATGAATTTGATATAAAACAGTTTTCTTTATCTATATCGTGGATTTTCCGGAACCCCACTCCTCCTTAATTCCTCGCGTAAATGCGACAGAAGGAAACTTCAACCTAAATTTTACCTTGCCAGTAAGTTGCTTGTATTGTTTTGGTGGATAACTTTCGCCGTAGCGTTACCGTTTTATGATTTTGATCAGGTTTCTGCTTTGGTGACGTTGTATTCCCATATTGGTGACGTCAGTGCAGCAGTAGATATCCTTGATGAAGCAGTGGAGCATGCGCAGAAGAACAAGGTAGGAAGGTGTTTCGTCACTTGTTCACGCATTCAACTTCGTTGTAAAAGTGATTCTGAGGAAGATAACTTACCTTTCTCTCCCTGAGTACCTAGCGAACCCTTTCACTAGTTAAGTCTCTAATTCTATGTACTTTGGTCTCCAATTGAACAAGAATTGGAGTAGAAGCACCCAACGAACAATTCGGCAAATGACATACGGAGAACATTTCATCGTTTCTCATAATGAATGAACCAAAGCTTTAGTTAATGATGTCTCTATCAGCAAGGAGAACGTGGTCGATGAAATGAGGGCGTAAAGCGAAAATTTGGGTCAATAAACTTTTCCTTTCAGAAATGGCTTGTTTTTACGTTACTTTCCCTGGAACCGTTTGCTTCCCAAAAAGGGTGGATAAACTTCCGATTGTTGAGTATAATTGTAAAAAGAACCTTTAAACTGGAGTGACAATTTTCTTTGGCTTCGAATGTTTTCAGCTGCTTTTTagtcctttgaaaaaatcggGGAGGCGGCGGGTTTCACAGACTATTACTATTGTTTTCGACAAACCTCGAAAATCAAGGAATCACTTGGCGAAAATCTTAAAATGTTTAGGTCATTTTCCATTCGAAGAGACGTTGCAACGAAAGCCTTCATTGGGCGCCCTAGTTATTAGAAAAGTTCAATTCCGCTTGACTCAAAACTCTTCTCTTCCTTTGAGTTGACCAAAGAACAAAAACTGGGCTTAAAAGCAGtgctaacaataattattgtcgcTGTGATTTGCAGGATACGATGCGTCAATCAGAGGTTTTGTCTTTGATGCGAGAGAATGTTTCATACAAATTACAGCATGGGAGAGCCAAAGAAGCGGTGGATATGCTTGAGAAATTACACAAGTATGCAACTGTGaaatcagtttttcttttcgacTGAAGATGAActtttcaaagattttctCCAGAACCACACTAAGAGATGTAGTGTTAGGAAACTCGAGGTTGATTAGGCGTGCAAAGTCCCTTACAGTGAATGTCAGCGTGTACAGTGGACAACAAAAGCAACTTTTAACAACAAGAAGAAGTTTATTTATCCATTGTGTTAGTTCGTGGATGGCTAAGCCCACAAATAGTTAGAAAAAGCTTATCAAGGCTGAGCAAGCCAAATACAAGAACACACCTATTAAAAGACAATAAAACTACGCAACAACACTTCGTCTAACAAATTAACGATACCAACGATACAAACGCTTTGGTGCAGCGCATCTGTTTGGCAGTAGGTTACAGATGACGCTGGAATGCGGTACAAACCACAGGTGACACACGAGGCGGAGGATAACAATGTGAATGATTTATAATACTCGAGGATGTTGTTCTAACTCATTCGTAGAGAAGTTCATGAGCTTCTACGTTCGCCATCATAATTATCTTGTCGTCATTTTAGCTCATTGTATACGTCAGGTACCAGTGAGTGGTAATGCTTCATTTCCTTCGGCAGTCTTAATATTCTGTTTTATATATTTTCAGGGAAGATCCAACAGATGTGAAGTCTTTAGCACAACTTATCAAGGCGTACTCTTGCGTTAATCCGAAAAAAGCAGAATCGTATCCTTTTTAAGTCGACATCACTTCTTTGCAGTTCACTTTGGAACCATCTGCGTTCTTtagtttgttgttgtcgttgttttgCCATCAGTAAGAATCTGATATTTTTCAAGTGGTGATGCTATTTCCATCTTATTGCTTTGTTCGTTCGGCTTTAAGTCAAATTGCTCCAGTGGGGTCATTGTTCAGTAAGGTAAACTCGCACTTGTACAGTAGctgttatttcagttattaTAGaggttttgacacataaactAGGTTAATGCATAGGTCATTTTCCACTTTATTGGCCCATAAACCTCGTCTCCATGCAGTCTTAAGCAAACTGTAAAAACAGCTATTCAGTGTCTTCGCGTGAGAATTTAGTACTCCTTACCGCGTATCGACGTTCTTTTTTTCGTTCCGTCTCTATTGTTGTTCAAGAAGCAACATTTCACAAGAGATAAAAATAACAACGAACGCTCATACATTTCGACGTCTGAAAGATTATTTTAGCTTAAGTCGCAAGAAGTCGTCTTTTTAGTGATAACAGGAAGCTCAAACAAAGAACACGTCGACGATGGCGAGAACGTCATCAGAAAATATAACCTCGCGTTTCTGCAttcatttcttaattattccGAGTCATTATACTcacaaaatgtgttctaagtATTCTGGAATTCGATTGGAATTAGTTCGCGGGTTAGAGATAAGgaggcaaaaattaaaaatgagtCGTTTagtgctcacgtcgtccacacaacggcaaaacaggtcatttcacgtcgtcgaaAGCACGAGAACGGCTATGAAATGTACAAAAGTaaaaactgcacgtgcaaagcgtgcaaaactaccgtttttcattgttaaatatgcaaatttatgacgTTCTCGTCGCCTGTGGTTGTCCTGGTCGCTTAAGCTTCCTAACGACGCAAAATTACGCCGCGGAATGAGCTACTCTTTTCGTGACATCAAGCGCAATAAATCGCTTGTTATAACTTCTTGTGGTGCTAACTTTAACTGAAGGAGGAATAATTACCGCAGTTTAGGGCTACGAATCAAATCTTGGGTGAACTCAAATCGCGACTTTGGTCATCCAGGTTTCCTGGCACAGACCTTAAATGACAATCACTTTCCTTAACTGAAGCTACCAAAACAGTTTTAGTGAGAAACTGACCTCACTTGACACGTCTTCCCAAGACACGACTCTGGATGTAGATGCACTTGAATTGTCCCTCAGCGCATCTGGATCTCGATATGGTCGCACAAAGGCGAAACAAGAAGCTGACGTTGAAATGGAAGATTTAAGGTTGGTTTATTTTCTAAATGAATGATGTTGGAGTCCAACAGAGGCAAGTTTTTTAGCGACTAAAACTGTCAACCGAATGTGGATATTTGTTATTTCGCCCCGTTCTCAaacaaattttgtctgtaaagccctggtcaaacggaGTCGCAAGTTGAAAACTTGGGTCTACTTGCGATtccgtttggccaggccttgCGTGCACTTGCGTTGACTTTGACTTGCACGCAAGTCAATGCAAGTTTTTTACCGTTTGGCCACCCAACCCAAGTCTCTTCGCAAGTTCAACTTGCCGCTACTTGcgagtccgtttgaccagTCCTGAAGAGTTGAGACACTGAGCAATGAAAATTTGCCAAGGGGTTTATTTCACGTCGGAACCTTCTTCAGCTCTTTATCGGAGCTGCTATGAATGGAAAAGACCGTTCGCCCTCCCGTTCCCCCTGTTAGTTCACCATTTTTAGCCGGTATTTAAAGTTAAACTGGTACATTGATCAGCTGAAAGAAGTAGCAGACATTGGGACTACATTGACATAGTCAAGATAGGTTAAAAAGTGCAGACTTTACTTCTGATTGCTATTTGCCCTTTGCTAAAATTCCGTAATGTTGTGCTGACTGCATCAGCCGGATCATGATAATGCATCCCTTGCAATAAGCTTCACCCTAACtgaaccttttctttttaaacagACAGGAGATCAttatgaaaagaagaaaacgcAAACGAAAGAGAGGTATACTCGCTGCAGAAGATTTCACTTGACATTTCGTCTTGTTGAATGTAATGGACCATTGTCacacagccgccattttggatttgaaacagGGCTTGACGAGCTAAAACAATGGACTcgaaataaattatgcattctAGAGATAGCGTGCACATTGTGAATGCccgtccagcctcgtttcaaatcCAGATTGGCGGCTGCGTGATATGGGTCTGTCTGACAGAGTTAACAACCAGGAGCGATTGTTTGCATTGGAGCGTTTTCTCAGCGTGTAGCTCCTTGGGGCTTCTGTTCTCTGTGCACTGTGGCAGTGTGTGTTACGTTGTTTGTTAGCGTGGTTATTGGTAGAATTTTAGCGTGAAGTTTTATGCCTTTTGACCTGTCCAATGCACCTGTCCTGTCCAGCTGTCAGCTGCAGAGATACGCGCTCTAGGGTTGTATTGTTCCTCTTGGAGGTCACGTGCAAACCATCTACTGCTAGCACGTGCCACTTTGCGAATTAAGTGTGGAGGTTTCGTTTAACAGAATCGTTTCATGACTTTAAGGTAAACTGCCGAAGAACTATAACCCTGATGTAGACCCAGATCCCGAACGATGGATCCCGAAAAGAGAACGATCATATTACAAAGGCAAACGACAAAAAAAGGGCGCATCTGTGGGTAAGTGCTACTTAAGGCAGTTTTATTTAACATATTGTTTCTTCTGTAATCAAAGAACAAGTGAACATCTTTTCTACTTAATTGCGCCGtctatttttcctttgtcTCAGCTTTCCATAAGTTAATCTCCTTCTCTGCCGTCTTTTGGTGTATCACGCTGCTTGAgcgagcgttgcgtgacatccctaAAAACGGATCTGAAGATGACCACCCATAAGGCGaacgttttcattttcatcttttcattaacttttgctTGGTCGCCTTACAGGTAAAGGAACACAGGGTGCTGCTGCTCCAGCGGAAGCGTAAGTGAATAACTATTGAGTATCTCTCGATACAAAAAGGTTTCACTTTTCGTGTTTACCGTAAGACTGAGAAGGgtcaggggcccgtttctcgaaagtcccgaaaagtttcgggcgtatttcgggtgacataattctctttgtatcttcaaaacgaaggcgtctcgaggcatgaaactttgcagttatttttatttttatcccctttataacatattaaaagactagctttacagaataagcaggtcgtagtttaacgaatggcttttcaggcccgaaaagttctcgggactttcgagaaacggcccccaggggcccgtttctcgaacgtcccgaaacttttcgggtgacataaatccctttatatcttcaataagaacatgtttcaagctttgaaacttggcagttattttgcctttccttgtatctgaaacatgttaaaagagcagcttttcacggcaagcggatcatagtttcaagaattgcttttcgggcccgataagttaccgggtctttcgagaaacggcccccagAACCCCCGTGCTAACTGTGTTTGTTGCAAATTGACgtcgaaatttcaaagaaacttgtTAAACTTAGTAATCTCTCAAATTTATACTTTTGTTTCGTATAAAGCAATCAGACTTTTTTTGGAGGCAAAAGCGCTTTTTAGCGTTTAAAATCTTTGCTGGTAATATTTCCAATTTTAAAAGGCACAGTCCACCCCTATTACTGGTCTTATTGCGTTCAAATTCTCAGAGACAGCTAGTCCGTGTCATCGTcgcttttgtgttttattcCTACAGGTCGTCGAGTCCCAAGACATCCCGTAGCCCCAAACCCGCCTCTCCACCCGGTACACCTTCCGCGGGAGGTGCTTCCGCCAACGCACCCCGACAGCATCAACCCCAGGCTGCTAGAAAGAAACAACGGcccaagaaaaagaaaggaggaTGGTGACCACATTtactttgacaaaaaaaatgagctGAAAGGCGATCCCCCAAACTTCTTAGAGGACGTTCGAATTTCAGTGACACcacctttgttttatttaatctCAAACTGAGAATTGATTTTAACCCTTGTGAATCAAAATATATTAAGTTATCCTTAGAATGTTTGTTAAATCCTGTTTAATAACAGAAAAATTAGAACGTTCCTCGTTGGTTAGGCCAAGCAGTGATTTCGTGCGCAATAATCTTGATGCGCGTTTTGCAGGCGCAAGAAAGAGCGCTTTCTTTAAAGCTTTGATTTAATTCCAATCCCGGTTCAAGACGAACAGAATTGCTAGAAAGAAAGTGCAACAATTAAGTGTTGCGAAAGTAAAATGGTTTAATTAGTCAGGCCCTGAGGACCACGTCTGGTATTTGCGCCCAGCTTTCCCAAAGGGACTGCGTGTTCTGTTTTCGAGTGAAACGTATAATTCCGTTGAATCCGTTCGTTTTGCAATCTGGAGAATGCTATTCTTTTTATTCTGAAAATGGAATAAGtaagaaagacagaaaaattAGTTTATTTGTCTTCTATAATACGTCTTATCAAAATCTCATGACATGAATAAAGTATGCAATAATATGCATAAATTCGTGAGTAcgagaaaaagcaactgtAACCTCGCCAATAGGAACCCCGACCGCAAGCCACATTGGCTGTCAGTTATGGCTGTCTCTGTGCTTTGAAATtccgagggttttctccgaaGTGTAAGTTGTTTCTCGATGGGTTTCTGATAGAGAGAGTCGTTACAACGTCAGGTTGATTTGGAAAGCTTTTTTACTCGCTGGCAAGATGTTCGAACGTTGGCTAAGGGCAAATTGAGTGAAGTCTTCGGCGGCCTAGAACGACGGCAGTCGCGGTTAATTCTAATCACCGTCAGTTATTTCTTAACAgttgattgcagaaatttgCCAGCGGGCTCACGAAGGTTACGTTGAAGTTCAAAAGGCGGCGACTAAACACCGGTCTCGCGGCGTGTAGTGGATTCGATTGTAACTCGTTTCCGCTAATGACGCCGTAACaattaattatcattaattaGTGGCTGCGTGAGGTTTCAACCACAGCAAGCTCGAAAGAACAGAAGGCAAAATATCTTATCAACTACGGATGAAATGGGAGaaggaagagaaaagaaaacaatcacGAATTCTAGATCTAAGGGGAAAAGGACGACAAGAGAAAGTTCTAAAAGCCGAGACAAAAGTAAGTTATGTTGCTCTCTTCTAAAGTTATAAAGCaaagaatagaaaaaaagCACTTAGATTAAATGAGTCTGTTCCAAGATCTTGTTTGATGTGGAGTATAAAAAGAGAATGTGAAATTAAAGTAAATTATACAAAGAAAGTGCAGTGATatgtaatttcaaaatggtaatttattttcaaagttagaTTTGTTGGCCTGGATGAGGTGTCAGCTGATTCTTCTCagtcgtttttgtttttatctagCTTTAATTCTTTTGGACACTTCTCGTTCTAAATTACCTTGAACTTTTTTCTCGAAAGATAAGTTACCTGAAGGAGAGCTTCTTGATCGATATGATTCCCTAGAGATTTGTAACAGAGAAAGGAACTAAATAGAGACTTAAGTTCAGTCATTGGAGCTTATCGATTGCATGGGCTTCGTTTGATCGTTCTTTGATTCTCTTTTGTAGGTCCAGTGGCTCGAGGCCGTCGTCAGCTCCAGTTTTCTTTATCTCCACTCGAAGGCAAATCCTTTTTCCTGCACGTGCATTCCCCAGGGAAAGCGCGAGAACTGGAAAGAAAACTTAAGGAGTTTGGAGGGGTAAGTTTCCAAGCAAACTAGACTTGACATAAAGAGAATGTTTTCCTTTTACGCAAGAGGCATCCAAGCTTGTAATCCTTGCCTATTCTTCGCcaaatttttttgcttgtttgacGATGCTTAGTTCTTGAAGTTGATACTCTTTTaactataggcgaatctttgctgacgtcattgtttacatttttgctcattagcatacgacttacctaatagaagcagtggccgtatatatgagctaaatgcaaaagttgaaagagctgatcaagttgagcaatttgtgcaattttcagctctttgcaagcagtattgaaggaaatatcagatatcaaaaactgcgaaattgctgtatggcaaaaaagttaatgagccgtacatcccctgtaaaatttccaatttttagaagagaatttctccgaaaccattcgatgaattggactcaaattttcagagaaaacttaaactgttattccctttcaatattcagagtttttattttattagcgtcatcagatagtgataagcatatgttaatgaggcaaaaagtgtaaacaaagattcgcctatacgGTCGTTATAGTTGTAAAtgttgagtttttcataatgATTCTGAAAATtacacaggttgtcgaaaaaTTCTTGAGCAAGGAGTTGACGTGCGTAATCACTGATCAGCCAACAACAACACAGCGGTCTGCATCCGGAAGAAAAGGGAGTGGTAGCCTCGCCACAGATCTGACTAACACTCGTGGTGTAAGTATCCGATTTAACTCTGTCATAATCTGATTTCACCCATACCCTTGAGTAATTAGTTCAGATGCTCTAACACGGTGATAGAAAGACTTTCAAGGCATTTAATTCATTTGCTCAACATAATATCGGTTGTGGTTTTTAGCCATCTCGAGCCCAAGCCATACTCCAGAAGTCAGTAAGACAGAAAAAGCAACCGGCCAAGAGCACAGATGTCCTTGACAATGCAAAGAAGTGGGGAATACAGGTCAAACCAGTTGAGCAAGTCTTCAAATGGATCAACacgcaaaagaaacaacaggATACTAACCAATCCAAAGGTCGCGTTTGCAGCCTCAAGGGAGCTTTTCTCAAAGTCGAGGATCACAGTCGGTGAGTAACTCAAATGTTGTATAAATCTCATTAATAAGTTTGAtagccaataaaaaatgactaAATTCATCACGTGCATGAGTTTTGATACCCAATGGAAACACAgatgaaaactgcacgtgctTTGCATCAAATAGCAAAACAACGCGTGGTTTTAATCTGTCCTCTCAATGAACAATACTTCAGTTTAATTAATCATCATAATTTATCCCCTAGACTgccagttaattttttttcctttacaaaaatttttacATCACAATTCAAGTACAGGACCTTTAACTTTTCTATTTATCTGCCATTGGTGAAATATTTTAATCGCCCACTATGATTTGGTTTTATTGGCAGTTGACTTAGGAATGCTCCCTTGCAGCAAC contains:
- the LOC141873835 gene encoding signal recognition particle subunit SRP72-like yields the protein MATAAPTIPQLFTELDRFGKDRNFEKALKIANKILQEKPDDKEAYHCKVVCLIHQSCFREALDVINSAPKKGVDIELQFEKAYSLYRLNKTQEALNTLNAIEELKEHEKELKAQVLYRLEDYHACLKLYKDLIKNSQDDYGDERETNLAAVIAGAAQWKGMKMDELGLREDTYELCYNSACLLLGENDIEAAEEKLKKAEELCEKSLRDDPDIGEEEFEAEMGIVRVQLAYVYQLQGKNDEAQKLYNQVLKSKPNDLALAAVASNNVITLNKDRDVFDSKKKVKATTADELAHKLTASQQQTMTFNRCLLNFHTNQLEACRNLTSTLEAKYPESDFPCLMRASLLHREKQSAKAVEVLKNYAECHEDSAMNVKLTLVQLYLAQGNIGEACSTLRSVKDLAYKPGVVSALVTLYSHIGDVSAAVDILDEAVEHAQKNKDTMRQSEVLSLMRENVSYKLQHGRAKEAVDMLEKLHKEDPTDVKSLAQLIKAYSCVNPKKAESFSEKLTSLDTSSQDTTLDVDALELSLSASGSRYGRTKAKQEADVEMEDLRQEIIMKRRKRKRKRGKLPKNYNPDVDPDPERWIPKRERSYYKGKRQKKGASVGKGTQGAAAPAEASSSPKTSRSPKPASPPGTPSAGGASANAPRQHQPQAARKKQRPKKKKGGW